Proteins from a genomic interval of Bradyrhizobium sp. CCGB01:
- a CDS encoding O-succinylhomoserine sulfhydrylase translates to MSKSTANYRPETRLVHSGTLRSQYGETSEALFLTQGYVYNSAEECEARFKGEDPGFIYSRYSNPTIAMFERRMIELEGAEAARSAATGMAAVTTAILAPLKAGDHVVASRALFGSCLYVIQDLLPRYGIKTTLVDGLDLDQWQRALRPNTKTFFLESPTNPTLDVLDIPGIAEIAHKGGARLVVDNVFATPIWQSPLALGADVVVYSATKHIDGQGRCLGGIILSSEAFIADHIHNFMRQTGPSISPFNAWVLLKGLETLGVRVRAQTDSAARIADVLASHPKISRLVYPGRADHPQAALVKKQMRGGSTLVGFEVKGGKAAAFRVLNELKLAKISNNLGDAKSLVTHPATTTHQRLKPEDRAALGISEGFIRLSAGLEHPDDLIEDLTAALEKA, encoded by the coding sequence ATGTCGAAGTCGACCGCCAACTACCGTCCCGAAACCCGCCTGGTCCATTCCGGCACCCTGCGCTCGCAATATGGCGAGACGTCGGAGGCGCTGTTCCTGACCCAGGGCTACGTCTACAACAGCGCCGAGGAGTGCGAGGCGCGGTTCAAGGGCGAGGACCCCGGCTTCATCTATTCGCGCTACTCCAACCCGACCATCGCGATGTTCGAGCGCCGCATGATCGAGCTCGAAGGCGCCGAGGCCGCCCGCTCGGCGGCAACCGGCATGGCCGCGGTGACGACCGCGATCCTGGCGCCGCTCAAGGCCGGCGATCACGTGGTCGCCTCCCGCGCCCTGTTCGGCTCGTGCCTCTACGTCATTCAGGACCTGCTGCCGCGCTACGGCATCAAGACCACGCTGGTCGATGGCCTCGACCTCGACCAGTGGCAGCGTGCCTTGAGGCCGAACACCAAGACGTTTTTCCTTGAGAGCCCGACCAACCCGACGCTCGACGTGCTCGACATCCCCGGGATTGCCGAGATCGCGCACAAGGGCGGCGCACGGCTCGTCGTCGACAACGTGTTCGCGACGCCGATCTGGCAGAGCCCGCTCGCGCTCGGCGCCGACGTGGTGGTCTATTCCGCGACCAAGCACATCGACGGCCAGGGCCGGTGTCTGGGCGGCATCATCCTGTCCTCGGAAGCCTTCATCGCCGATCACATCCACAATTTCATGCGCCAGACCGGCCCGTCGATCTCGCCGTTCAACGCCTGGGTCCTGCTCAAGGGCCTGGAGACGCTCGGCGTGCGCGTGCGCGCGCAGACCGACAGCGCAGCGCGGATCGCCGACGTGCTGGCGAGCCATCCCAAGATTTCCCGGCTGGTCTATCCCGGCCGCGCCGATCATCCGCAGGCAGCGCTGGTGAAGAAGCAGATGCGCGGCGGCTCGACGCTGGTCGGCTTCGAGGTGAAGGGCGGCAAGGCTGCCGCGTTCCGCGTGCTCAACGAGCTCAAGCTTGCCAAGATCTCGAACAATCTCGGCGATGCCAAGAGCCTCGTCACGCATCCGGCGACGACGACGCACCAGCGCCTCAAGCCGGAAGACCGCGCCGCGCTCGGCATCAGCGAGGGTTTCATCCGTCTCTCGGCAGGGCTCGAGCATCCGGATGATCTGATCGAGGATCTGACGGCCGCGCTGGAGAAGGCGTGA
- a CDS encoding SGNH/GDSL hydrolase family protein, whose product MSSLRPFCLTAWLAAPAAALLLLTPVSLAPAQAQATQATPAPQQAARPASAPPSQTTVAVTSPEQRGVTARAIDKVKQVAKSAGDIFSRVPCLAPKGGSKTMGSLPHVAGKLVAGKPVVIVAFGSSSTAGYGATSPDFNYPNRLAAQLRRQYPTADITVINAGVGGEDAPEMMKRLQKEVIDVHPDLVIWQVGTNAVLRNLDPGDTAKLVEDGISRIQAAGGADIVLVDPQYSPAVNQRPESAGKMVKLLGKVAELRHVGIFPRFEVMRDWHETQAIPMESFVIADGLHMNDWGYACFAQLLGDDIIRSVGQIKLGVNVPADVRTYRPM is encoded by the coding sequence ATGAGTTCTCTCCGCCCTTTTTGCCTGACGGCATGGCTGGCTGCGCCCGCAGCGGCTCTGCTGTTGCTGACGCCGGTGTCGCTGGCACCAGCGCAGGCGCAGGCCACGCAGGCAACGCCCGCGCCGCAGCAGGCCGCTAGGCCGGCTTCCGCTCCGCCCTCCCAGACCACCGTCGCCGTGACCTCTCCCGAACAGCGCGGCGTGACCGCGCGCGCCATCGACAAGGTGAAGCAGGTCGCGAAATCCGCCGGCGACATTTTCAGCCGCGTGCCCTGCCTTGCGCCGAAGGGCGGCTCGAAGACGATGGGCTCGCTGCCGCATGTCGCGGGCAAGCTCGTCGCCGGAAAGCCCGTCGTCATCGTCGCGTTCGGCTCGTCGTCGACGGCAGGCTATGGCGCGACCTCACCCGATTTCAACTATCCGAACCGTCTCGCCGCGCAGCTGCGCCGGCAATATCCGACCGCCGACATCACCGTCATCAATGCCGGTGTCGGCGGCGAGGACGCGCCCGAGATGATGAAGCGCCTCCAGAAGGAGGTGATCGACGTGCATCCGGATCTCGTGATCTGGCAGGTCGGCACCAACGCCGTGCTGCGCAATCTCGATCCCGGCGACACTGCAAAACTGGTCGAGGACGGCATCTCCCGCATCCAGGCTGCCGGCGGCGCCGATATCGTGCTGGTCGATCCGCAATACTCTCCGGCGGTCAATCAGCGTCCCGAGAGCGCCGGCAAGATGGTGAAGCTGCTCGGCAAGGTCGCCGAGCTCCGTCACGTCGGCATCTTCCCGCGCTTCGAGGTGATGCGAGACTGGCACGAGACGCAGGCGATCCCGATGGAGAGCTTCGTCATCGCCGACGGCCTGCACATGAACGATTGGGGCTACGCCTGCTTCGCCCAGCTCCTCGGCGACGACATCATCCGCTCCGTCGGCCAGATCAAGCTCGGCGTGAATGTCCCTGCGGACGTGCGGACGTACCGGCCGATGTAG
- a CDS encoding SGNH/GDSL hydrolase family protein — MKAKVLLSLVLLCGNLAAPLARAGDAASTAPAAPPACELPSYLLTTESQLPRVADAIKSGKPLEILVIGSRSTTIPASEDSSYPARMQAILKDRLLPSEAVHVSVEIQSKKTAEEAAATFVKLLEAKRPTLVIWQTGTVDAIRAIDPDDFRGAVTEGVSALQKAGADVVLMNLQYSPRTETMISVPPYLDNMRVVAQEHDIPLFDRFAIMRQWNDQGQFDLFSPARGPELAKQVHDCLGRALAQFVIDAAHLEPAQQQN, encoded by the coding sequence ATGAAGGCGAAGGTTCTCCTGAGCCTGGTCCTGCTGTGCGGTAACCTCGCCGCGCCCCTGGCGCGCGCGGGCGATGCTGCGTCGACTGCTCCGGCCGCGCCCCCGGCCTGCGAATTGCCGTCCTATCTGCTCACCACGGAAAGCCAGCTTCCCAGGGTCGCGGATGCCATCAAATCCGGCAAACCGCTCGAAATCCTGGTCATCGGCAGCCGCTCGACCACGATTCCGGCCTCCGAGGACAGCTCTTATCCGGCGCGCATGCAGGCCATCTTGAAGGACAGGCTGTTGCCGTCGGAGGCGGTGCACGTCTCCGTAGAAATACAGAGCAAGAAGACGGCCGAGGAGGCGGCCGCCACCTTCGTTAAGCTGTTGGAAGCAAAAAGGCCTACTTTGGTCATCTGGCAAACCGGGACGGTGGATGCTATCCGAGCGATCGATCCCGACGATTTTCGCGGCGCGGTGACCGAAGGGGTTTCCGCTTTGCAAAAAGCAGGGGCCGACGTCGTGTTGATGAATTTGCAGTACAGCCCGCGTACCGAAACCATGATCTCGGTGCCGCCCTATCTCGACAATATGCGGGTGGTGGCGCAGGAGCATGACATCCCGCTGTTCGACCGTTTCGCGATCATGCGGCAGTGGAATGATCAGGGTCAGTTCGACCTGTTCAGCCCGGCCCGCGGGCCAGAACTGGCGAAACAGGTCCACGATTGCCTTGGCCGGGCGTTGGCACAATTCGTGATCGACGCAGCCCATTTGGAGCCGGCGCAGCAGCAAAATTGA